One stretch of Eupeodes corollae chromosome 2, idEupCoro1.1, whole genome shotgun sequence DNA includes these proteins:
- the LOC129947070 gene encoding uncharacterized protein LOC129947070, which yields MDPNTDITRRKPRQTKGTPSFHYRNRFAAGIILAGIATFAAFAYTPIFRVANEKLVKELCTETEEERDRKQLFNMNAAPRRGEEILKMIEEKKELESKQ from the exons ATGGATCCTAATACAGACATCACAAGAAGAAAACCCAGACAAACCAAAGGAACACCATCTTTCCACTATCGAAATCGTTTTGCCGCTGGTATAATTTTAGCAGGAATTGCGACTTTTGCTGCTTTTGC TTACACTCCAATCTTCCGTGTAGCTaacgaaaaattagtcaaagaATTGTGCACGGAAACCGAAGAGGAACGTGATCGGAAGCAACTATTTAATATGAATGCTGCTCCTAGACGAGGCGAAGAGATTCTTAAAATGATCGAAGAAAAGAAAGAGTTGGAATCAAaacaataa
- the LOC129947066 gene encoding structure-specific endonuclease subunit SLX4: MNTRKANFKKLRLPSTETKNDPRNGLNRVATIKSHFFTSDLDKNALQDEEDKEELMECSESMPSPIEYSPPMPSPIEKCDDDGDKLTDSDKARRSTRTILKTFHPKELRMKPVSDTGPRRTNDFETPAQSVKVAPKIKGKTKTNAKPRAKAKPKSKKQQTIKSAFFQNEELFSDVTAQHCLVDNINPEEMQMALALSRSEIEVSGSSGVEANVPDKNDGIREKLKKFGFHVVESEDFNYAAAYKASKGKNKWANKFTPLTLRSSKRQLDKVNQRVEEILRIQFGSHEFESLDEEVPEYSVHNSNLLPFVPSKRIVHSESSERSDTVDFYVLSLFEPSKTKPGYLLKDMRRIPGRDRSPVHTKSSSQCSLNEQAAQLESPVLKKVRVNESSPPVASVLSSPKRDTSTNEKLDFSQQSLPSPISVPGDFKQRRRKTPKSLDLQNTIDSVTSMDYQVEGITNWMEDTVKQTDITPTHATTSSAMNSNMGSDMNSSISLRPIRATSPDIFADSDVEMETDVGSDMERLKFTVSRDGIETYDIFSSDEVKTFSDSKVDSCDKNHNSLLATIDLTQQESETSSQNSIKLLPTSEPPILTHLNANDDLPSTSFGPHFKSLVLTNQDANDDLPSTSFEKQFKSPVLKYQDANDDLPSTSFVMQFKSPKETDLSMENNVLEKSFSTKRNNEFSFGSSTSDDFVKSILLNKSNKSISFNKSNNQEDSIDLTQNDEESIDCIVLSDDEVNYSIRKADISLNLKEEQSSNNTSIKSNSKDNQEFSFVDFVAATQPLATQSEDFELNLSLKPNNSVSSLEMDLSKRSEFGILEEQSPFKTPTKTPKKTPRRTPRSSPKTPNNVTKKIRRALSESFLDSPTESSAPIKRFSSSNKFKEFAKSEEDSFSDLDDIDKLIYGSPTKKVYKKPFGLTQLLTGTINDKVVTPEKTNQEVPQEFEFNGRIYLVRTVDVARRPNFSTMDESALFDKLYRYGIKPLKRKQAEKILEYIYNQTHPCLVDEADLSPSKANSDQNSDLLTQDARGDSLSDDNDDESEVNERVASEGGSSKFNLKDCCGHVLVSNIIPSMEIKDEQYFFPTNKSKKISTAPLPLHIAWYNLLKSNTQLHEAILYYEPIDLQEVYLFLKGIGYRYEPKDMKYFFDSRSIIFRYDVKKSENSASNRHVRKKRQKVKKKN, encoded by the exons ATGAATACGAGAAAAGCTAATTTTAAGAAACTCCGGTTACCCAGTACAGAAACCAAAAATGACCCACG AAATGGACTCAATAGAGTTGCAACAATTAAATCTCACTTTTTCACATCTGACCTTGATAAGAATGCTCTCCAAGATGAAGAAGATAAGGAAGAGTTGATGGAATGCTCAGAATCAATGCCGTCTCCAATAGAATACTCTCCACCTATGCCATCACCAATTGAAAAATGTGACGACGACGGCGACAAGTTAACTGACAGTGACAAAGCCAGACGATCCACTCGAACTATACTAAAGACGTTTCATCCAAAAGAGTTGCGCATGAAGCCAGTATCAGATACAGGCCCAAGAAGAACTAATGATTTCGAAACTCCTGCCCAATCAGTCAAAGTCGCACCAAAAATCAAAggaaagacaaaaacaaatgcgAAGCCTAGAGCGAAAGCGAAACCAAAATCGAAGAAGCAACAAACCATCAAAAGCGCATTTTTCCAgaatgaagaacttttctcagATGTGACTGCTCAACATTGTCTGGTCGATAACATCAATCCGGAAGAAATGCAAATGGCATTAGCTCTATCCCGTTCAGAAATCGAAGTTTCAGGATCAAGTGGTGTTGAAGCAAATGTCCCGGACAAGAATGATGGCATCAGAGAGAAGTTGAAAAAGTTCGGCTTCCATGTTGTTGAATCTGAAG atttcaacTATGCGGCAGCTTATAAGGCAagcaaaggaaaaaataaatggGCAAACAAATTCACACCGCTGACACTCAGAAGCTCTAAACGCCAGTTGGATAAAGTCAATCAGAGGGTTGAAGAAATTCTAAGAATTCAATTTGGGTCGCATGAATTCGAATCGCTCGATGAAGAAGTCCCTGAATATTCGGTAcacaattcaaatttattaccaTTTGTTCCATCAAAGCGTATTGTTCACTCAGAATCAAGTGAGAGATCGGATACAGTGGATTTTTATGTACTAAGTCTATTTGAACCATCTAAAACAAAGCCTGGGTATTTATTGAAGGACATGCGTCGAATACCTGGACGTGATAGATCACCCGTTCATACTAAATCTTCTTCCCAATGCTCCTTGAATGAACAAGCTGCTCAACTAGAAAGTCCAGTGTTGAAGAAAGTCCGCGTCAATGAAAGTAGTCCACCTGTTGCTTCTGTATTATCTTCTCCGAAGAGAGACACAAGTACTAATGAGAAATTAGATTTTTCACAACAATCACTTCCGTCACCAATAAGTGTGCCCGGCGATTTTAAACAACGTCGTAGAAAAACTCCCAAATCACTAGATCTTCAAAATACAATCGATTCGGTGACTTCCATGGATTATCAAGTAGAAGGAATTACGAATTGGATGGAGGACACCGTTAAACAAACAGATATAACACCAACGCATGCAACAACCTCATCGGCTATGAATTCGAATATGGGAAGTGATATGAACTCTTCGATTAGTTTAAGACCGATAAGAGCTACCTCTCCTGATATATTCGCTGACTCAGATGTTGAAATGGAGACAG ATGTTGGAAGTGATATGGAAAGACTGAAATTTACTGTAAGCAGAGATGGTATAGAAACCTACGATATATTTTCAAGCGATGAAG TAAAGACTTTTTCGGACTCCAAAGTAGATTCATGTGACAAAAACCACA aTTCTTTATTAGCAACGATTGATTTGACTCAACAAGAAAGTGAAACAAGTTCGCAAAACTCTATCAAGCTTCTCCCAACATCTGAACCACCTATTTTAACACATCTAAACGCTAATGATGATTTACCTTCAACATCTTTTGGTCCACATTTTAAATCTCTTGTTTTAACAAATCAAGACGCCAATGATGATTTACCTTCAACAtcttttgaaaagcaatttaaatctcctgttttaaaatatcaagacgCCAATGATGATTTACCTTCAACATCGTTTGTCATGCAATTTAAGTCTCCTAAGGAAACCGATTTATCCATGGAAAATAATGTTCTGGAAAAATCATTTTCCACCAAAAGAAACAATGAGTTTTCATTTGGGAGCAGTACATCCGATGACTTTGTTAAAtcgattttattaaataaatcaaacaaatcgaTATCATTTAATAAGTCAAATAATCAAGAAGACTCGATTGACTTAACCCAAAACGATGAAGAGTCAATAGACTGTATTGTATTGTCCGATGACGAAGTTAACTATTCCATTCGAAAGGCTGACATATCGTTGAATTTAAAAGAGGAGCAAAGCTCAAACAACACTAGTATTAAATCGAATTCAAAAGACAACCAAGAATTTTCATTTGTTGACTTTGTAGCTGCCACTCAACCTCTGGCAACACAAAGCgaagattttgaattaaatttgtcatTGAAACCTAATAATTCAGTAAGTTCTTTGGAGATGGATCTTAGTAAACGTTCAGAATTCGGCATTCTCGAAGAACAATCGCCGTTCAAAACTCCAACTAAAACTCCCAAGAAAACACCACGCAGAACACCAAGGAGTTCACCAAAAACTCCCAATAACGTCACAAAAAAGATTCGTCGAGCTTTATCTGAATCATTTTTAGACTCACCCACAGAAAGTTCAGCACCAATTAAACGCTTCTCAAGTTCAAATAAGTTCAAAGAATTTGCCAAAAGCGAAGAGGACAGTTTTTCCGATttggatgatattgataaaCTGATTTATGGAAGTCCGactaaaaaagtttataaaaagcCTTTTGGCTTGACCCAACTCCTGACAGGTACCATAAATGATAAAGTTGTGACTCCAGAAAAGACTAATCAAGAAGTACCACAAGAATTCGAGTTCAATGGTCGAATATATTTGGTTCGAACGGTTGATGTTGCACGAAGGCCAAACTTTTCTACGATGGATGAATCAGCATTGTTCGATAAGCTCTATAGATATGGCATCAAACCATTGAAACGAAAACAAGCCGAAAAGATTTTGGAGTACATTTACAATCAGACACATCCGTGTTTAGTTGATGAGGCTGATTTGTCGCCTTCAAAAGCGAATTCAGATCAAAACTCTGACTTGCTTACGCAAGATGCAAGGGGTGATAGTTTAAGTGACGATAACGATGATgaaagcgaagtaaatgaaagGGTGGCTTCGGAAGGTGGTTCTTCcaaattcaacttaaaagaCTGTTGTGGTCATGTCCTTGTATCGAATATAATTCCATCAATGGAAATTAAAGATGAACAATACTTTTTTCCAACTAATAAAAGCAAAAAG atttcaaCGGCTCCACTTCCTCTACACATTGCAtggtataatttattaaaatccaacactcAACTACACGAAGCAATATTATATTATGAGCCAATTGATTTGCAAGAAGTGTATCTCTTTTTAAAGGGTATTGGATATCGCTACGAACCCAAG gaTATGAAATACTTCTTTGACTCAAGATCAATAATATTTCGgtatgatgttaaaaaatcagaaaattctGCTAGTAATCGACATGTGCGCAAAAAAAGACAGaaggttaaaaagaaaaattaa
- the LOC129947758 gene encoding ras-related protein Rab-43, producing the protein MTARNPQTLMAVPNEESFDFLFKIVLIGDCGTGKTCIVERFKTGNYVERHGNTIGVDFSMKTIAIEGKQVKLQIWDTAGQERFRTITQSYYRSANGVIIVYDITKRSSFTNLQKWIEEVRRYTASNVLLILIGNKCDLEEEREVCFEEAEEMCQYIPEILFVMETSAKENTNVEDAFTCLAAELKRKHSALDVENQEESGIHLGQSKPLKSCSSSCNLT; encoded by the exons atGACGGCCAGAAATCCTCAAACCCTTATGGCTGTGCCAAATGAAGAAAGtttcgattttctttttaaaatcgtATTAATCGGTGATTGCGGAACTGGTAAAACTTGTATTGTAGAACGCTTTAAAACGGGAAACTATGTTGAACGTCATGGCAATACCATTGGTGttgatttttcaatgaaaaccaTTGCCATTGAAGGGAAACAAGTGAAG TTACAAATATGGGATACAGCTGGCCAGGAACGCTTCCGAACAATAACACAGAGTTACTATCGCTCAGCAAATGGAGTCATCATTG tttacgACATCACAAAACGTTCATCATTcacaaatcttcaaaaatggATTGAAGAAGTTCGCCGTTACACAGCATCGAATGTCCTTCTAATATTAATCGGTAATAAATGTGATCTCGAGGAAGAACGTGAAGTTTGCTTCGAAGAAGCCGAAGAAATGTGCCAATATATTCCAGAAATTCTTTTCGTTATGGAAACTTCAgcgaaagaaaatacaaatgttgaagATGCTTTTACCTGCCTCGCTGCTGAATTAAag agaAAACACAGCGCGTTAGATGTGGAAAATCAAGAAGAAAGTGGCATTCATTTAGGACAAAGTAAACCATTAAAAAGTTGCAGCAGTTCCTGTAATCTAACATAG
- the LOC129946593 gene encoding uncharacterized protein LOC129946593 codes for MKMTKTGLCNMTSVAGILLLVLIEKASGQITQTRSIRTSSSSSPNQDGDVSKTSSTFITNHEEFLDEHNQPHSRKKRLVWITDDGRLALPPGTSLTFTPTIALPLVRHPPEGFFSNLTISFPVTIDFDKLGLTDNQNPLGDLPPIFARSFGHSAGEVLGGYMARYLNYKKKRDLSSQETQFSNNEPEDEEESEEMPKLPERFKHIFHGGERVMLYGAVETFLSTFGMDGKACLLRTICEVHSRSLDHFGIFGEMTKLFLTVKKSPFANLIPEYVKAQEIGEGKEVPGECFPYYKGCPKSIFKALITKKYSNEEHSEYHEQEAEEINEIKENSPSNFPKKRLVSM; via the exons atgaaaatgacgaaAACAGGGCTGTGCAATATGACCTCAGTAGCGGGAATCCTACTTCTTGTTCTCATAGAAAAAGCTTCTGGCCAAATAACACAGACCCGTTCGATAAGAACATCATCCTCATCTTCACCCAATCAAGATGGTGACGTTTCAAAAACTAGTTCTACATTCATTACAAATCATGAAGAATTTTTAGACGAACATAATCAACCACATTCAAGAAAGAAACGTCTCGTCTGGATAACAGATGATGGCCGTTTAGCTTTGCCACCTGGCACCTCACTGACGTTTACGCCCACAATAGCCTTGCCACTGGTACGACATCCACCAGAGGGATTCTTTTCGAATTTGACCATCAGTTTTCCAGTTACAa TTGATTTTGACAAGCTTGGATTGACAGATAATCAAAATCCACTTGGTGATTTGCCTCCGATTTTTGCGAGATCATTTGGACACTCAGCAGGAGAAGTATtgg GTGGTTATATGGCAAGATATTTGAATTACAAAAAGAAGCGTGATTTATCTTCACAAGAAACCCAATTTTCAAACAACGAACCAGAGGACGAAGAAGAATCTGAAGAAATGCCAAAACTACCAGAAAGGTTTAAGCATATATTTCACGGAGGAGAAAG AGTAATGCTTTATGGTGCCGTTGAAACTTTTCTATCGACTTTTGGCATGGATGGGAAAGCTTGTCTTTTGAGAACTATTTGTGAAGTTCACTCGAGAAGTTTGGATCATTTTGGAATTTTCGGAGAGATgactaaattgtttttgac agtaaaaaaatcaccatttGCTAATCTTATTCCCGAATATGTGAAAGCCCAAGAAATTGGCGAGGGTAAAGAAGTTCCTGGAGAATGTTTTCCTTACTATAAAGGATGTCCAAAGAGCATTTTTAAGGCTTTGATCACTAAAAAATATAG TAACGAAGAACACTCTGAATACCATGAACAAGAAGCTGAAGAAATAaacgaaatcaaagaaaactCTCCAAGTAATTTTCCCAAAAAGCGCCTTGTTTCGATGTAG